From the genome of Bacteroides sp. MSB163, one region includes:
- a CDS encoding SIR2 family protein — MATNTYMLEYDAFIRSIKQNKNVSHAVLLGAGASISSQIQSAADCIWEWKRDIYSSNNPNTTLIVSNFRSEAVRRSIQAWLDAQGEYPLMGSSDEYSFYAEKAYPIEADRQKYFEQLAYNKAPYIGYKLLCMLNNAGIVKSVWTTNFDGLTERAAHQMNITPICITLDDPERIFRNENSHELLYIALHGDYKYSKLKNTNQELDTQNNIFKDALKRYFVDKNLIVMGYSGRDKSLMNALKEAFSQPGSGRLYWCGFGDDICSEVKDLIDIARVNNRIAYFISTDGFDKTILQLSRACFEDDIVKQEEIKKLIKSTIKKDETKTSFRIESPRDDKFVKSNLHPVAFPKDVYQFEIKTNGEHLWNNIDQIIGNNRDIVAVPFKGKVFAVSSIAKVKEIFGDYLKGDILKDPIGVDDIRKVSVFQRLMMKSILIGISKSANLETDGKWKLWKKTTSKKAVNGIEYFIADAVELSFFFGKDTKFAYLSIKPTIHIYTLSNEIIPKDIKLQFTKEKFDRLYNAQYDQALEDWNSLIFHNNSLRFTFPILTTSDMSFSISNNVAFSGIKVLNDKYKSYPISMEQKKIVFKGVEFLEPQLLFQNKNSDFKSRDFHPMRGLVNHYPFDYQNNGITNTFNVELGVLCPSKYSTRLYDFLMKLNTQHKAPEKSEYIIDYIGFNQIYNIPIEIPLINGEKWIDVKFSSSTSIKDGALNLARTICTKIEALHESYKADMTIVIFIPNEWQLYRHIEEDTWVFDLHDYIKAYSAQKRISTQFIEEDTLNDSLACQIYWWLSLSFYVKSLRTPWVLNTNDNETAYAGIGYSVKNNNGETSIVLGCSHIYDSHGQGLKYKLSRVQDCYIDNKRNPYLSYNEAYNFGISIRELFLHSMEYLPKRVVVHKRTEFKPDEINGIVDSLQIAGIENIDLISINFEREVKFMSTKSNYGKLQIDNFPIRRGTCVVVNDYEALLWTHGIVPSVKSDNRTFYLGGRSIPSPLIIKKHYGKSDINVIATEILGLTKMNWNSFDLYTKLPATIDSSNQIARIGNLLTRFEGKTYDYRFFI; from the coding sequence ATGGCAACTAATACATATATGTTAGAATATGATGCATTTATCCGATCAATAAAACAAAACAAGAATGTTTCTCATGCTGTTTTGTTAGGGGCAGGAGCATCAATTTCTTCCCAAATACAGTCTGCGGCAGATTGTATTTGGGAGTGGAAGCGTGATATATATTCTTCCAATAATCCCAATACGACTTTAATTGTATCAAACTTCAGGTCTGAAGCCGTTCGTAGGAGTATCCAAGCATGGCTTGATGCGCAGGGAGAATATCCTTTAATGGGATCTTCTGACGAATATTCATTTTATGCGGAAAAAGCTTACCCTATTGAGGCAGACAGACAAAAGTATTTTGAACAATTAGCATATAATAAAGCACCATATATTGGATATAAGCTACTCTGCATGTTGAATAATGCAGGGATTGTTAAATCTGTGTGGACAACAAACTTTGATGGGTTGACCGAGAGAGCTGCTCATCAAATGAACATTACACCTATATGTATAACTTTAGATGATCCAGAAAGAATTTTCAGAAATGAGAATTCTCATGAATTATTATACATAGCACTTCATGGTGATTACAAGTATTCAAAATTAAAAAATACAAATCAAGAATTAGACACACAAAACAATATCTTTAAAGATGCTTTAAAACGATATTTTGTAGATAAAAATTTAATTGTAATGGGTTATAGTGGCCGAGATAAATCCTTAATGAATGCTTTGAAAGAAGCATTCTCACAACCAGGATCAGGTCGCTTATATTGGTGTGGATTTGGTGATGATATATGCAGTGAAGTAAAAGACTTAATTGATATTGCAAGAGTGAATAACCGCATTGCCTACTTTATTTCAACAGATGGGTTTGATAAGACTATACTTCAGCTAAGTAGGGCCTGCTTTGAGGATGACATAGTTAAACAGGAAGAAATAAAGAAACTAATAAAATCTACAATAAAGAAAGACGAAACCAAGACTAGCTTTAGAATAGAATCTCCGCGTGATGATAAATTCGTAAAAAGCAATCTCCATCCTGTGGCTTTTCCGAAAGATGTATATCAATTTGAAATAAAAACAAATGGAGAACATTTATGGAATAATATAGACCAAATTATAGGTAACAATAGAGACATTGTTGCAGTTCCATTCAAAGGGAAAGTATTTGCTGTTTCATCAATAGCAAAAGTAAAAGAAATATTTGGAGATTATCTTAAGGGAGATATTCTTAAAGATCCTATAGGAGTAGATGATATACGAAAAGTTTCTGTCTTTCAACGTCTAATGATGAAGTCTATATTGATAGGTATTTCAAAATCAGCCAATTTAGAGACTGATGGCAAGTGGAAATTATGGAAGAAAACAACTTCAAAGAAAGCTGTTAATGGTATTGAGTATTTTATAGCTGATGCTGTTGAATTATCGTTCTTTTTCGGAAAAGATACCAAATTCGCATATCTTAGTATTAAACCAACAATTCACATCTATACTCTTTCTAATGAAATTATTCCAAAAGATATTAAGTTACAATTTACGAAAGAGAAATTCGACAGATTATATAATGCACAATATGATCAGGCATTGGAAGATTGGAATAGTCTAATCTTCCATAATAACTCTCTGCGATTTACTTTTCCTATACTGACAACGAGCGATATGAGTTTTTCAATATCCAATAATGTGGCTTTTTCAGGAATTAAAGTATTGAATGACAAGTATAAGTCATATCCAATCAGTATGGAGCAAAAAAAGATTGTTTTTAAAGGTGTTGAGTTTTTGGAGCCACAATTACTATTTCAGAATAAAAATAGCGACTTCAAATCTAGAGATTTTCATCCAATGAGAGGCTTGGTAAACCATTATCCATTTGATTATCAGAATAATGGAATTACCAATACCTTCAATGTTGAATTAGGCGTATTATGTCCTTCAAAGTATTCTACTCGGTTATATGATTTTCTCATGAAATTAAATACCCAGCATAAGGCTCCAGAAAAGAGTGAATATATAATTGATTATATTGGATTCAATCAAATATACAATATACCAATTGAAATTCCTTTGATAAATGGTGAAAAGTGGATAGATGTGAAATTCAGCTCATCTACATCCATCAAGGATGGTGCATTGAATTTAGCTCGGACTATTTGTACCAAAATAGAAGCTTTGCATGAGAGTTATAAAGCAGATATGACAATTGTAATCTTTATTCCCAATGAATGGCAACTATATAGACATATAGAAGAAGATACGTGGGTATTTGATTTACACGATTACATAAAAGCCTATTCGGCACAAAAACGAATAAGTACTCAATTTATTGAAGAAGATACGCTGAATGATTCTTTAGCATGCCAAATTTATTGGTGGCTATCACTTTCTTTTTATGTGAAATCACTCAGAACCCCATGGGTATTAAATACAAATGATAATGAGACAGCATATGCGGGTATTGGCTATAGCGTTAAGAATAATAATGGTGAAACCTCAATAGTATTAGGATGTAGTCATATATATGACTCACATGGACAGGGATTGAAATATAAATTATCAAGAGTACAGGATTGCTATATAGATAATAAACGTAATCCATATTTATCTTATAATGAAGCCTATAATTTTGGAATTTCGATTCGAGAATTATTCTTGCATTCTATGGAATATCTACCCAAACGAGTTGTTGTACATAAAAGAACTGAGTTTAAGCCTGATGAAATAAATGGTATTGTTGATAGCTTGCAAATTGCAGGAATTGAAAATATTGATTTGATTTCAATAAATTTCGAGAGAGAAGTCAAATTTATGTCCACCAAGTCGAATTATGGTAAATTGCAAATTGATAATTTTCCAATTAGGAGAGGAACATGTGTTGTTGTTAATGATTATGAAGCATTACTCTGGACACATGGGATAGTTCCTTCAGTCAAATCTGATAACAGAACTTTTTATTTAGGAGGACGTAGTATCCCAAGCCCATTGATAATAAAAAAACACTATGGGAAATCAGATATCAATGTAATTGCAACAGAAATATTAGGGTTAACAAAAATGAATTGGAACTCATTTGACTTATATACAAAGCTACCTGCAACTATAGATTCATCAAATCAAATAGCTCGGATTGGTAATCTATTAACAAGATTTGAAGGTAAAACTTATGATTATCGATTTTTTATCTAA